The following coding sequences are from one Salvia hispanica cultivar TCC Black 2014 chromosome 3, UniMelb_Shisp_WGS_1.0, whole genome shotgun sequence window:
- the LOC125212479 gene encoding transcription factor bHLH90: protein MQRDTSTIIKAPFQFLIEKLSASREMLEMAASLEKGIEWLRPLINNQPWDYCVIWKLGDDPSRFIEWGACCCSSGRSGDGVKIMGVNLIDECKDSLIKHPITSNACRKLAHLPSAIPLYSGVHGDVVMSKRVRWTTTRSNDDDESNGTQVLIPVTWGLIELFTSKHVPRDQKTIDYISARFRGTLKQESVESSYQLNLPPWLHYPTLGCQMSQPKNYSSYDGSSTCSSLSNEHQVLQLGPDHRTISEMSKEKSSKGNVELPRLRRRKCRDLALSNNGNEKVGAKTRQMMERGPFLSKNLMTERNRRKRIKDREYALRALVPNISKMDKVGTLVDAADYIKELEVCIRKYEQELKALEEEDRNEVNATAECPLLVRDCADKKGSASENTAILVGVEVFQLGVKDFLVKVISKQRQGAFSQLIDAIGCLGLEVADVNVSTLHGLVSNVLTVEAMRADLDPNALKHSLFELVN, encoded by the exons ATGCAAAGAGATACTTCAACTATTATAAAGGCGCCCTTTCAGTTTCTCATCGAGAAATTATCTGCTTCGAGAGAAATGCTTGAAATGGCAGCAAGTTTGGAGAAAGGAATTGAGTGGCTGAGGCCTCTCATTAACAATCAGCCATGGGATTACTGTGTGATTTGGAAGCTGGGCGATGATCCCTCGAG ATTTATTGAGTGGGGGGCGTGCTGTTGCAGTAGTGGAAGAAGTGGTGATGGGGTCAAAATTATGGGTGTTAATCTGATTGATGAGTGCAAGGATAGTTTGATTAAGCATCCGATTACGAGTAATGCTTGCAGGAAGCTTGCTCACTTGCCCTCCGCTATTCCTCTGTATTCAGG GGTTCATGGAGATGTTGTAATGTCGAAACGGGTGAGGTGGACGACTACTCGGAGCAACGACGATGAT GAATCAAATGGAACACAAGTCCTCATCCCGGTAACGTGGGGTTTAATCGAACTCTTTACCTCTAAGCAT GTACCAAGAGATCAGAAGACCATCGACTACATCTCTGCTCGTTTTAGAGGCACTCTCAAACAAGAAAGCGTGGAAAGTAGTTATCAATTAAACTTGCCCCCTTGGTTGCACTATCCAACTCTTGGTTGCCAAATGTCCCAACCAAAAAACTATTCTAGCTATGATGGATCGTCCACTTGTTCCAGTCTTTCGAACGAGCATCAGGTACTCCAACTAGGCCCTGATCATCGCACAATAAGTGAGATGTCGAAGGAGAAGTCAAGCAAGGGTAATGTCGAATTACCAAGATTGAGAAGGAGAAAGTGCAGAGATCTGGCATTGAGTAATAATGGCAATGAGAAAGTAGGTGCGAAAACTAGGCAGATGATGGAAAGGGGGCCTTTCTTGTCGAAGAATCTTATGACTGAGAGAAATCGGAGGAAGAGGATCAAAGATCGGGAGTATGCTCTTCGCGCACTAGTCCCAAACATCTCTAAG ATGGATAAAGTTGGTACATTGGTTGATGCAGCTGATTACATAAAGGAGTTGGAGGTGTGTATCAGAAAATATGAACAAGAACTCAAAGCATTAGAAGAGGAAGACCGCAATGAGGTTAATGCCACAGCAGAATGTCCATTGTTGGTGAGGGATTGTGCAGATAAGAAGGGTAGTGCAAGTGAAAACACCGCGATCCTG GTGGGAGTTGAAGTGTTCCAACTCGGGGTGAAAGATTTCTTGGTGAAGGTTATAAGCAAGCAAAGACAGGGCGCCTTTTCACAGTTGATTGATGCCATTGGTTGCCTAGGACTTGAGGTTGCAGATGTCAATGTCTCCACACTCCATGGCTTGGTGTCCAATGTTCTCACTGTGGAG GCTATGAGAGCAGACTTAGATCCAAATGCTTTGAAGCATTCATTGTTTGAGCTGGTTAACTAG
- the LOC125212480 gene encoding calmodulin-like protein 7, with the protein MDAAELRRVFSMFDRNNDGTISRKELSESMEKLGIHIPEKELSQMIDKIDANGDGCLDVDEFGELYAAIMEDEGRGDEDEDMREAFNVFDQNGDGFITVEELRAVLSSLGLKQGRTIEDCKQMIMKVDVDGDGRVNYDEFRQMMKGGGFAALTS; encoded by the coding sequence ATGGATGCGGCGGAGCTGCGGCGCGTGTTCAGCATGTTCGACCGCAACAACGACGGCACGATCAGCCGGAAGGAGCTGAGCGAGTCGATGGAGAAGCTGGGGATCCACATCCCGGAGAAGGAGCTGTCGCAGATGATCGACAAGATCGACGCCAACGGCGACGGCTGCCTCGACGTGGACGAGTTCGGCGAGCTCTACGCCGCCATCATGGAGGACGAGGGCCGaggggacgaggacgaggacaTGCGCGAGGCGTTCAACGTCTTTGACCAGAACGGCGACGGATTCATCACCGTGGAGGAGCTCCGCGCCGTGCTGTCGTCGCTCGGGCTCAAGCAGGGCCGCACGATTGAGGATTGCAAGCAGATGATCATGAAGGTCGACGTCGACGGAGACGGCAGGGTTAACTATGATGAGTTCCGCCAGATGATGAAGGGCGGAGGCTTTGCCGCTTTGACTAGTTAA